From the Microplitis mediator isolate UGA2020A chromosome 6, iyMicMedi2.1, whole genome shotgun sequence genome, one window contains:
- the LOC130670570 gene encoding uncharacterized protein LOC130670570 produces the protein MSNATSSYITSSNQVRDGDENCDLVKISNESEVSVVSSKNRVSRPAFKNELQKIAESLRKNGVELIDKSNSLVGGSLKYAARVGDIKLVELRIRQGADVNGSERKGSSPLHMAAWYGHPKIIELLIKNGARLDSVLNGPTKNGYTPLHLACLNNKIKCVKVLLKYGASVAPKCADVHHPIHIAVFKNYVEVAALLLDNGADVNLRYNNKFFHNKWKQSIFWKDMDLTLLHCSIARKYKEMTTLLLEHGADIFLNTRSNKTSLMHAVEAKNVELVKSFLAKGANPNDRDIYGEPVVFFTVLNAYSYQSTYNKEEFRFHDEKLHIIGLLCDAGADANAKFRSNRSFDTLIHYACMYGQDTIATYIFHLTNFDYRIIDCATIQLSKVVRGAISRDDENDSKFIEDLYQSFFQVQYELVSCIFRIQVIGVPVKEELLSAIHSFSDDSRSPEDYRQMLEDIKRDLGDEITYAKQKTIGNTGISFWHVLTCKMSELVKLLFQEDFRNLPIIDYLEELNHYNGMIQVRLKSAIKRSKRITLIEKSREIIFDLFHTHFPYDCCEIIATSFDDKELEDFMNLCSNDIISSNPLFLSYSKNYLKKKLFDCLYIVYRIKPIIENMSSVTSSDITSSNQVRDEDENVVSSKNCVSRPAFKNELQNIAESLRKNGVELIDKSNSLVGGSLKYAVRVGDIKLAELRIRQGANVNGSERKGSSPLHMAAWYGHPKIIELLINNGARLDSVLNGPTKNGYTPLHLACLNNKIKCVKVLLKYGASVTPKCADVHHPIHIAVFKNYVEVAALLLDNGADVNLRYNNKFFHNKWKQSIFWKDMDLTLLHCSIARKYKEMTTLLLEHGADIFLNTRSNKTSLMHAVEAKNVELVKSFLAKGANPNDRDIYGEPVVFFTVLNAYSYQSTYNKEEFRFHDEKLHIIGLLCDAGADANAKFRSNRSFDTLIHYACMYGQDTIATYIFHLTNFDYRIIDCATIQLSKVVRGAISRDDENDSKFIEDLYQSFFQVQYELVSCIFRIQVIGVPVKEELLSAIHSFSDDSRSPEDYRQMLEDIKRDLGDEITYAKQKTIGNTGISFWHVLTCKMSELVKLSFQEDFRNLPIIDYLEELNHYYGMTEVRWKSAIKRSKRITLIEKSREIIFDLFHTHLPYDCCEIIATSFDDKELEDFMNLCSKDIIC, from the exons atgtcaaatgCTACAAGCAGTTATATTACTTCAAGTAATCAAGTTCGAGATGGAGACGAGAATTGcgatttagtaaaaatttcaaatgaatcaGAAGTTTCGGTGGTCTCAAGTAAAAATCGTGTTTCAAGGCCGGCATTCAAGAACGAACTACAAAAAATTGCGGAGTCGCTAAGGAAAAACGGAGTTGAATTGATTGATAAAAGTAATTCTTTAGTTGGAGGATCACTTAAATATGCCGCCCGAGTTGGCGATATTAAACTGGTCGAGCTGCGGATTCGTCAAGGTGCCGATGTTAATGGTTCAGAGCGAAAAGGCAGTTCTCCACTTCACATGGCAGCATGGTACGGACATCCCAAAATCATTGAACTTCTTATTAAAAACGGAGCACGTCTTGATTCAGTATTAAATGGACCAACGAAAAATGGATATACGCCGCTACATCTTGCAtgtttaaacaataaaattaagtgTGTAAAAGTTCTATTAAAATATGGAGCAAGTGTTGCCCCAAAATGCGCCGATGTTCACCATCCAATCCACATTGCGGTATTTAAGAACTATGTTGAAGTAGCGGCGTTGCTTTTGGACAATGGCGCAGACGTAAATCTacgatataataataaattctttcataataaatggaaacaatcaattttttggaAGGACATGGATTTAACGCTGTTACACTGCTCGATTGCtcgaaaatataaagaaatgaCAACATTATTATTGGAGCATGgagctgatatttttttaaatacaaggtcaaataaaacatcattGATGCACGCTGTTGAAGCAAAAAATGTAGAATTGGTTAAATCATTTTTGGCGAAAGGTGCAAATCCCAACGATCGAGATATTTATGGTGAACCAGTCGTGTTTTTCACGGTCTTAAATGCCTATAGTTATCAATCTACTTATAATAAAGAAGAATTTCGTTTTCATGACGAGAAATTGCATATAATTGGTCTTTTATGCGATGCCGGAGCTGACGCCAATGCGAAATTCCGATCAAATAGATCTTTTGATACACTTATTCACTACGCGTGTATGTATGGACAGGATACGATCGCtacttatatatttcatttgaCCAATTTTGATTATCGGATCATTGATTGTGCAACAATCCAACTTTCGAAAGTAGTACGGGGAGCTATCTCCCGAGATGATGAAAATGATTCGAAATTCATAGAAGATCTTTACCAAAGTTTTTTTCAGGTACAATATGAATTAGTGAGCTGCATATTTCGTATACAAGTGATTGGTGTTCCAGTCAAAGAGGAATTATTATCGGCAATACACTCTTTTTCAGATGACAGTCGCAGCCCAGAAGATTACAGGCAAATGCTCGAAGATATTAAAAGAGACCTCGGAGATGAGATCACATACGCAAAGCAAAAAACAATTGGAAATACTGGAATTTCTTTTTGGCATGTATTGACTTGTAAAATGTCAGAGTTagtaaaacttttatttcaggaagattttcgaaatttacctataattgattatttagaAGAATTGAATCACTATAATGGTATGATTCAAGTTCGTTTGAAATCTGCCATTAAAAGAAGTAAAAGAATTACTTTGATAGAAAAAAGTAGggaaataatatttgatttatttcacACTCATTTCCCGTATGATTGTTGCGAAATAATTGCAACATCTTTCGATGATAAAGAACTAGAAGATTTTATGAATCTTTGTAGCAACGATATAATTT cGTCAAATCCTTTATTCCTTagttatagtaaaaattatctaaaaaaaaaattatttgattgttT GTATATCGTCTATCGTATAAAAcctataattgaaaatatgtCGAGTGTTACAAGCAGTGATATTACTTCAAGTAATCAAGTTCGAGATGAAGACGAGAATGTAGTCTCTAGTAAAAATTGTGTTTCAAGGCCGGCATTCAAGAACGAACTACAAAACATTGCGGAATCGCTAAGAAAAAACGGAGTTGAATTGATTGATAAAAGTAATTCTTTAGTTGGAGGATCACTTAAATATGCCGTCCGAGTTGGCGATATTAAACTGGCCGAGCTGCGGATTCGTCAAGGTGCCAATGTTAATGGTTCAGAGCGAAAAGGCAGTTCTCCACTTCACATGGCAGCATGGTACGGACATCCCAAAATCATTGAACTTCTTATTAATAATGGAGCACGTCTTGATTCAGTATTAAATGGACCAACGAAAAATGGATATACACCGCTACATCTTGCAtgtttaaacaataaaattaagtgTGTAAAAGTTCTATTAAAATATGGAGCAAGTGTTACCCCAAAATGCGCCGATGTTCACCATCCAATCCACATCGCGGTATTTAAGAACTATGTTGAAGTAGCGGCGTTGCTTTTGGACAATGGCGCAGACGTAAATCTacgatataataataaattctttcataataaatggaaacaatcaattttttggaAGGACATGGATTTAACGCTGTTACACTGCTCGATTGCtcgaaaatataaagaaatgaCAACATTATTATTGGAGCATGgagctgatatttttttaaatacaaggtcaaataaaacatcattGATGCACGCTGTTGAAGCAAAAAATGTCGAGTTGGTTAAATCATTTTTGGCGAAAGGTGCAAATCCCAACGATCGAGATATTTATGGTGAACCAGTCGTGTTTTTCACGGTCTTAAATGCCTATAGTTATCAATCTACTTATAATAAAGAAGAATTTCGTTTTCATGACGAGAAATTGCATATAATTGGTCTTTTATGCGATGCCGGAGCTGACGCCAATGCGAAATTCCGATCAAATAGATCTTTTGATACACTTATTCACTACGCGTGTATGTATGGACAGGATACGATCGCtacttatatatttcatttgaCCAATTTTGATTATCGGATCATTGATTGTGCAACAATCCAACTTTCGAAAGTAGTACGGGGAGCTATCTCCCGAGATGATGAAAATGATTCGAAATTCATAGAAGATCTTTACCAAAGTTTTTTTCAGGTACAATATGAATTAGTGAGCTGCATATTTCGTATACAAGTGATTGGTGTTCCAGTCAAAGAGGAATTATTATCGGCAATACACTCTTTTTCAGATGACAGTCGCAGCCCAGAAGATTACAGGCAAATGCTCGAAGATATTAAAAGAGACCTCGGAGATGAGATCACATACGCAAAGCAAAAAACAATTGGAAATACTGGAATTTCTTTTTGGCATGTATTGACTTGTAAAATGTCAGAGTTAGTAAAACTTTCATTTCAGGAAGATTTTCGGAATTTAcctataattgattatttagaAGAATTGAATCACTATTATGGTATGACTGAAGTTCGTTGGAAATCTGCCATTAAAAGAAGTAAAAGAATTACTTTGATAGAAAAAAGTAGggaaataatatttgatttatttcacACTCATTTACCGTATGATTGTTGCGAAATAATTGCAACATCTTTCGATGATAAAGAACTAGAAGATTTTATGAATCTTTGTAGCAAAGATATAATTTGTTAA
- the LOC130670571 gene encoding transcription factor che-1-like encodes MAVEWFYQYQSLYLRLVAEQKITETHIATADQLPPMDHLSMEQPLENSSDLAGKSSPPSSYFCPKCGNNYSRLHSLNRHIKFECGVEPQFECPLCHKKSKHKHNLLLHMRTHQKH; translated from the coding sequence ATGGCAGTCGAGTGGTTCTATCAATACCAGAGTCTATATCTCCGTCTGGTAGCTGAGCAGAAAATCACCGAAACTCATATTGCTACAGCGGATCAGCTTCCGCCAATGGATCATCTGTCTATGGAGCAGCCTCTGGAAAATTCGTCAGACTTAGCCGGCAAATCGAGCCCTCCTTCGAGTTACTTCTGTCCAAAATGCGGCAACAATTACTCGCGACTTCACTCATTAAACCGGCACATTAAATTCGAGTGCGGGGTCGAGCCGCAGTTCGAGTGTCCCCTGTgccataaaaaatctaaacacAAGCACAATCTTTTGCTCCACATGCGCACGCACCAAAAGCACTAA